The following proteins are co-located in the Pomacea canaliculata isolate SZHN2017 linkage group LG10, ASM307304v1, whole genome shotgun sequence genome:
- the LOC112573262 gene encoding LOW QUALITY PROTEIN: uncharacterized protein C45G9.7-like (The sequence of the model RefSeq protein was modified relative to this genomic sequence to represent the inferred CDS: inserted 1 base in 1 codon): MAGHTAGEPLECYSIPIVLEKEPDIDIQGNPVYEPDGKQRYRCGFRIGGGIDQDPSQSPQGYPDKGIYVTYXHEGSPAARCGLQLHDKILQLNGKDFTVVTHKQAVENIRKKPVLKMLVYRKGMPQLQKGPGHLQTQFQAYAPQHYQQPQYQQQY; encoded by the exons ATTCCCATAGTGCTAGAGAAAGAACCAGACATAGATATACAAGGTAATCCAGTATATGAACCAGATGGAAAACAGCGCTACAGGTGTGGTTTCCGCATTGGAGGAGGTATTGATCAAGACCCTTCCCAGAGCCCCCAGGGATATCCAGACAAG GGTATCTATGTGACCT ATCATGAAGGGAGCCCAGCAGCAAGGTGTGGGCTTCAGCTCCATGACAAAATCTTACAG CTGAATGGCAAGGATTTCACAGTTGTGACTCACAAGCAAGCAGTAGAGAATATCCGCAAGAAGCCAGTGTTAAAAATGCTAGTGTACCGCAAGGGAATGCCACAGCTGCAGAAGGGGCCTGGCCACCTACAGACACAGTTCCAGGCATATGCCCCACAGCACTACCAGCAGCCCCAGTATCAGCAGCAGTACTGA